The DNA sequence TTTCAGCCCCTGAATGTAGGTCAGCCGGGTCGCCTCCCGATAATCTCCCTGAGCGATGGCCTTCTTGAGCAGCATCGCCAAATCGTGTTCCGAAACCCGCAACTGTTCGGGCAACGATATTTTTCGCTTGCGCCCCTTTTTTCTTCGGGACATGCGCAGCTCAAACCACTTCAGCCGGAAGCCTATAAACAAAATAATCGATAAGCCTGCGGCACCCCATCCCCATACCGCATAGTCGGAATCAAAAGCCACATTAAAAATGGTCAACAGCCAGTCCTGCAGTACCCCCATTATGGTATCCCACAGCTGTTCAATGGCCGTTGGCGTCTTGATGACCGGTGGTGCATACTGAAAAGAGGCGTCCTGCTTGAGGTGGGCTATTGTTTCAGAATTAAAAGGCAAAGTTTCAGCTCCCTGCGGAGTGCCTTCAAGATGTTCAAAGTTTGGCATAAGCTCAAAAGGAAGGTGAAAACACCCTGACAATCATTAAAACTGGGAAATCTCTTCCGCTATTCCCTGAGGTTCTTTCAGTGCAAGCAGATGATAATACTGAACCACTACGCCAAAAGCATAGAATACTGAAATGATGACACTAAGCACCGACACAATCGGGCTGAACACATAAGCAGAATAAGCCCAGGCATTTCCTAAAACAAGCGACAAGCCTGTGAGCCCGCCTAACATGGCCGTGAAAATAAAGCTCAACACCCATACAATCACCGAGAGTAACATCACAAAACCGGCTGTATTCCACCAGTAACCCTTCACGAGCTGATAGCTTCTATTCAAACTGTCTGTTACTGATTTGTCCTCAATCATATAAACAGGTAAAGCCACCGAAAATGCTATAAAAAGAAAAATCCCTGGAATGAGTAAAAACATCATGCCCAAAACAACGCTGAGGCCTGTCAAGAAAGAAACGCCCACATAACCCCAGAACGAGCCATCAACACGATCAGAAACCTCCTGAGGTGTAGGCACCTTTCCCGTTTCCTGATACAGCTGCATCAGCGTCATGGTCTGCAGGTACATATGCAGCATTCCTCCATAAAGGAGAAAAGACCCAATGCCATTCATCAATAAATAGATAGAAGATGATTCCCCTGCAAGATTAAGGGTGTGGTAAACTCCTCCGAGGCCTAAAATCGACCCGATGATCACCAAGGGCAGCCCCCCAGCCATATAAATGGAGAATATTTCCCGAAAATTTACTTTAAAAAATTGAAATGAAGTGTCGAGTCTTTGATCTATACTTCGTACTTGTCTTAATTCCATGACTTTTAATTTCTGGTTGAACGATTAAATATGACAATAGGCCTGACCACATAAAATGTCAGAATAAAAATAGCCGAGACCACCACAATAATGGCCCGCCAAAAGTATTCCCACTCTGTGTGTCGGGTTAAAAAACTCTCAATGAAGCCTGCCATTATAAAGACAGGAATTAAACTGATGATCACCTTCAGTGCCGCACGCCCATAAACTTTGAAGCTCTCGAAACGTGAGTAATCGCCAGGAAACAGCCAGGAAGTGCCAAGCATCATGCCCGCTCCTCCTGCAAGAACAATGGCCGAAATCTCCAGTGTACCATGCAGCCATACCGTCAGGATGTAATCCTTCATGGCCACATTTTCAAGGATGAAAGTCTGAAAAGACCCCAGCATAATGCCATTATTCAGCAACACACTCACCGTCCCGAGGCAGGCAAATATGCCATAAATAAAAGCGATAAAACTGACCATGATATTGTTGGTGGTGATGCCAAAAAACATCTGTGTTGCCTCCGTTGATTTATAAATAGCAAGCGGGTCACCACTTGCAATATTGTCCAGCGTTTTATTCACATAGGCATCTCCAAGCACCACCCTGACGAAGGAGCTGTCGTAATAACTGGAAATATACCCCACTAAAAATGCCAGAATAAAAATCAAAAAAGCCGACACGAACGGCAAGGGCCTGCGGGCAATCACCGAAGGAACTTCTGTCCAGAAATAATCTATGAAATAGGCATAATCTACCGCCCGTTTTTTATAAATCATATAGTGGAGCTTGCGAAGTAGTGGGCTCAGAAAAGCCTGAGATTCGCCTTCAGGAAAAAAGGTCTGAGCATATGACAAATCATCATTCGTGGTATGATACAAAGCGGACAACTCATCCGCATTCGCCTCTTCTCTCCCATCCACAATATCTTCGAGCTGTTGCCACTTAGCCCTGTTTTTAAAAATAAAGGTTGCTTCCCGCATTCGCTAAAATATAAAAATACGGTGTAAAATCTATAAAAATTATTTTATAATCAAGTCAAATTAATGTTAATTTAACAATCAATATGATTTTTATACTATACACTAAATATGGCAACCGTTGATTTTTCCACTTCACAAAATGTAGGTATCACCACACAGCACGCGGGTATTGGTCGGCGCTTGCTTGCCCTGATCATTGACTACCTCGTATTGCTAATTTTATTCATGGTAACTTTTTTCCTGTCGTCCTACATCTCCACCGTCCTGTTGTCACTCCTTGCGCCGGTAATGCTCTACTCCTTTCTTATGGAGTATTTTCTCAACGGACAGACACTCGGCAAAATGGCCATGAAAATTCGGGTGATTTCAGAAGATGGCTTCGGTCTTTC is a window from the Persicobacter psychrovividus genome containing:
- a CDS encoding stage II sporulation protein M, which codes for MREATFIFKNRAKWQQLEDIVDGREEANADELSALYHTTNDDLSYAQTFFPEGESQAFLSPLLRKLHYMIYKKRAVDYAYFIDYFWTEVPSVIARRPLPFVSAFLIFILAFLVGYISSYYDSSFVRVVLGDAYVNKTLDNIASGDPLAIYKSTEATQMFFGITTNNIMVSFIAFIYGIFACLGTVSVLLNNGIMLGSFQTFILENVAMKDYILTVWLHGTLEISAIVLAGGAGMMLGTSWLFPGDYSRFESFKVYGRAALKVIISLIPVFIMAGFIESFLTRHTEWEYFWRAIIVVVSAIFILTFYVVRPIVIFNRSTRN